The Struthio camelus isolate bStrCam1 chromosome 24, bStrCam1.hap1, whole genome shotgun sequence genome includes a window with the following:
- the PI16 gene encoding peptidase inhibitor 16 isoform X2, which translates to MKEEVICRALELSWSLSDEEKKIIVDGHNKYRSQVSPPAMDMLKMSWDMELEAFAQAYAEKCIWDHNKERGRRGENLFAMTPTLDLEFAVEDWNGEEKYYNLTTSTCAPGQMCGHYTQVVWASTHRIGCGVKFCAKINGIEAEDMYLLVCNYYPPGNMKGRKPYKEGASCSQCPEGTLCVNSLCEPTVEETTTSSVTTKASPSTTAKPKPTTTLPTTTTARPKPTTTLPTTTTAKPKPTTTLPTTTTARPKPTTTLPTTTTAKPKPTTTLPTTTTAKPKPTTTLPTTATAKPKPTTTLPTTTTARPKPTTTLPTTTTARPKPPTPAPTTTTARPKPTTTLSTPTTARPKPPTPAPTTTMARPKLTTTLSTPTTARPKPPTPAPTTTTARPKLTTTPSTTTILVTSAKPKPTTTLPTTTILVTSAKPKPTTTLPTTTPAKPKPSATLPTTTSTKPIPSTTLPTPAKPKPATTLPTTTPAKPKPSSTLPATAKPKPATTLPTPAKPLSATTIPTTTIAKPKPTTPAPITAKPKSITLAPPTSITARPKPTMPASTKTMASSEPIIPATIAMAKPTPTTTTSAAKPKPVATSAKPKLTTTTPVPTITAKPKPTTMMTTPQQKPTTATKPALTKTERPSPTEAVGLTLTFEPTLDLDYKISPDTEADTGEPVTPLTTEDPALLEVGTAFSPKSIPETNKGVKEGGREKPVFSFSSPSPFLSQVIPEIKLGFNKAELITPSKSVVFSPEEPTFLRLTSSSKETKGQSPAFQTSLAAGALDTEELETNSDQTSMEQPTAGAPSTSFGLSLFLLPSVILVGLLL; encoded by the exons ATGAAGGAGGAGGTAATATGCAGAG CGCTGGAGCTAAGCTGGTCCCTAAGTGatgaagaaaagaagataatTGTGGATGGGCATAATAAATACCGCTCCCAGGTCTCTCCTCCTGCTATGGATATGCTGAAGATG AGCTGGGACATGGAGCTGGAGGCCTTCGCTCAAGCCTATGCAGAAAAGTGCATCTGGGACCACAACAAGGAGAGGGGCCGACGAGGAGAAAACCTCTTTGCTATGACCCCAACCCTGGACCTGGAATTTGCTGTGGAAGACTGGAATGGGGAGGAGAAGTACTACAACTTGACAACTAGCACATGTGCCCCTGGGCAGATGTGTGGCCACTACACCCAG GTGGTCTGGGCAAGCACACATCGTATTGGCTGTGGGGTGAAGTTTTGTGCAAAGATCAATGGTATTGAAGCAGAAGACATGTACCTGCTTGTTTGCAACTATTATCCCCC GGGTAATATGAAAGGCCGAAAGCCGTACAAGGAAGGAGCCTCATGTTCCCAGTGCCCGGAGGGTACCTTGTGTGTCAACTCCTTGTGTG AACCCACTGTAGAAGAGACCACTACATCCTCTGTGACAACAAAGGCAAGCCCATCCACCACGGCCAAGCCAAAACCCACAACCACACTACCAACCACAACCACGGCCAGGCCAAAACCCACAACCACACTGCCAACCACAACCACGGCCAAGCCAAAACCCACAACCACACTGCCAACCACAACCACGGCCAGGCCAAAACCCACAACCACACTGCCAACCACAACCACGGCCAAGCCAAAACCCACAACCACACTGCCAACCACAACCACGGCCAAGCCAAAACCCACAACCACACTGCCAACCACAGCCACGGCCAAGCCAAAACCCACAACCACACTGCCAACCACAACCACGGCCAGGCCAAAACCCACAACCACACTGCCGACCACAACCACGGCCAGGCCAAAGCCCCCAACACCAGCACCTACCACAACCACGGCCAGGCCAAAACCCACAACCACACTATCGACCCCAACCACAGCCAGGCCAAAGCCCCCAACACCAGCACCTACCACAACCATGGCCAGGCCAAAACTCACAACCACACTATCGACCCCAACCACAGCCAGGCCAAAGCCCCCAACACCAGCACCTACCACAACCACGGCCAGGCCAAAACTCACAACCACACCATCAACCACAACCATACTAGTAACCTCAGCCAAACCAAAACCCACAACCACACTACCAACCACAACCATACTAGTAACCTCAGCCAAACCAAAACCCACAACCACACTACCAACCACAACCCCAGCCAAGCCAAAACCCTCAGCCACACTACCAACCACAACTTCAACCAAGCCAATACCCTCAACTACGCTACCAACCCCAGCCAAACCAAAACCTGCAACTACACTACCAACCACAACCCCAGCCAAGCCAAAACCCTCAAGTACACTACCAGCCACAGCCAAGCCAAAACCTGCAACTACACTACCAACCCCAGCCAAACCACTATCTGCAACCACAATACCAACCACAACTATAGCCAAACCAAAACCCACAACACCAGCACCCATCACAGCCAAGCCAAAATCTATAACACTAGCCCCCCCTACAAGCATTACAGCCAGGCCAAAACCCACCATGCCAGCATCCACCAAAACTATGGCCAGTTCAGAACCCATCATACCAGCAACCATCGCTATGGCCAAGCCAACACCCACCACAACCACTTCTGCGGCCAAACCAAAACCCGTTGCTACATCAGCAAAGCCAAAACTCACCACCACAACACCAGTACCTACCATAACAGCAAAGCCAAAACCTACCACAATGATGACAACCCCGCAACAGAAACCCACCACAGCTACAAAGCCAGCACTCACCAAAACAGAAAGACCCAGTCCTACTGAGGCAGTTGGGCTAACACTGACCTTTGAGCCCACATTAGACTTGGATTATAAAATATCTCCAGACACAGAGGCAGACACTGGAGAGCCTGTTACCCCCTTAACAACTGAGGATCCAGCCTTATTAGAAGTGGGCACAGCCTTCAGCCCAAAATCAATCCCAGAAACAAATAAAGGTGTGAAAGAGGGTGGGAGAGAGAAACCAGTCTTCTCCTTTTCCAGTCCATCTCCATTCCTCAGCCAAGTTATTCCAGAGATCAAGTTAGGTTTCAATAAAGCTGAGCTCATAACTCCCTCAAAGTCAGTGGTCTTCAGCCCTGAAGAGCCCACCTTCTTGCGTTTAACGTCATCTTCCAAAGAAACAAAGGGGCAGAGCCCTGCTTTCCAGACCTCCCTCGCAG CAGGTGCCCTGGACACTGAAGAACTGGAGACAAACTCAGACCAGACAAGCATGgagcagcccacagctggagcccccagcacctcctttgggctttctctcttcctcctgcccagTGTCATCTTGGTGGGCCTTCTGCTTTGA
- the PI16 gene encoding peptidase inhibitor 16 isoform X1 — MLSSGLSPIFLLLTALELSWSLSDEEKKIIVDGHNKYRSQVSPPAMDMLKMSWDMELEAFAQAYAEKCIWDHNKERGRRGENLFAMTPTLDLEFAVEDWNGEEKYYNLTTSTCAPGQMCGHYTQVVWASTHRIGCGVKFCAKINGIEAEDMYLLVCNYYPPGNMKGRKPYKEGASCSQCPEGTLCVNSLCEPTVEETTTSSVTTKASPSTTAKPKPTTTLPTTTTARPKPTTTLPTTTTAKPKPTTTLPTTTTARPKPTTTLPTTTTAKPKPTTTLPTTTTAKPKPTTTLPTTATAKPKPTTTLPTTTTARPKPTTTLPTTTTARPKPPTPAPTTTTARPKPTTTLSTPTTARPKPPTPAPTTTMARPKLTTTLSTPTTARPKPPTPAPTTTTARPKLTTTPSTTTILVTSAKPKPTTTLPTTTILVTSAKPKPTTTLPTTTPAKPKPSATLPTTTSTKPIPSTTLPTPAKPKPATTLPTTTPAKPKPSSTLPATAKPKPATTLPTPAKPLSATTIPTTTIAKPKPTTPAPITAKPKSITLAPPTSITARPKPTMPASTKTMASSEPIIPATIAMAKPTPTTTTSAAKPKPVATSAKPKLTTTTPVPTITAKPKPTTMMTTPQQKPTTATKPALTKTERPSPTEAVGLTLTFEPTLDLDYKISPDTEADTGEPVTPLTTEDPALLEVGTAFSPKSIPETNKGVKEGGREKPVFSFSSPSPFLSQVIPEIKLGFNKAELITPSKSVVFSPEEPTFLRLTSSSKETKGQSPAFQTSLAGALDTEELETNSDQTSMEQPTAGAPSTSFGLSLFLLPSVILVGLLL, encoded by the exons ATGCTGAGCTCAGGTCTTTCTCCCATTTTCCTGTTGCTCACAGCGCTGGAGCTAAGCTGGTCCCTAAGTGatgaagaaaagaagataatTGTGGATGGGCATAATAAATACCGCTCCCAGGTCTCTCCTCCTGCTATGGATATGCTGAAGATG AGCTGGGACATGGAGCTGGAGGCCTTCGCTCAAGCCTATGCAGAAAAGTGCATCTGGGACCACAACAAGGAGAGGGGCCGACGAGGAGAAAACCTCTTTGCTATGACCCCAACCCTGGACCTGGAATTTGCTGTGGAAGACTGGAATGGGGAGGAGAAGTACTACAACTTGACAACTAGCACATGTGCCCCTGGGCAGATGTGTGGCCACTACACCCAG GTGGTCTGGGCAAGCACACATCGTATTGGCTGTGGGGTGAAGTTTTGTGCAAAGATCAATGGTATTGAAGCAGAAGACATGTACCTGCTTGTTTGCAACTATTATCCCCC GGGTAATATGAAAGGCCGAAAGCCGTACAAGGAAGGAGCCTCATGTTCCCAGTGCCCGGAGGGTACCTTGTGTGTCAACTCCTTGTGTG AACCCACTGTAGAAGAGACCACTACATCCTCTGTGACAACAAAGGCAAGCCCATCCACCACGGCCAAGCCAAAACCCACAACCACACTACCAACCACAACCACGGCCAGGCCAAAACCCACAACCACACTGCCAACCACAACCACGGCCAAGCCAAAACCCACAACCACACTGCCAACCACAACCACGGCCAGGCCAAAACCCACAACCACACTGCCAACCACAACCACGGCCAAGCCAAAACCCACAACCACACTGCCAACCACAACCACGGCCAAGCCAAAACCCACAACCACACTGCCAACCACAGCCACGGCCAAGCCAAAACCCACAACCACACTGCCAACCACAACCACGGCCAGGCCAAAACCCACAACCACACTGCCGACCACAACCACGGCCAGGCCAAAGCCCCCAACACCAGCACCTACCACAACCACGGCCAGGCCAAAACCCACAACCACACTATCGACCCCAACCACAGCCAGGCCAAAGCCCCCAACACCAGCACCTACCACAACCATGGCCAGGCCAAAACTCACAACCACACTATCGACCCCAACCACAGCCAGGCCAAAGCCCCCAACACCAGCACCTACCACAACCACGGCCAGGCCAAAACTCACAACCACACCATCAACCACAACCATACTAGTAACCTCAGCCAAACCAAAACCCACAACCACACTACCAACCACAACCATACTAGTAACCTCAGCCAAACCAAAACCCACAACCACACTACCAACCACAACCCCAGCCAAGCCAAAACCCTCAGCCACACTACCAACCACAACTTCAACCAAGCCAATACCCTCAACTACGCTACCAACCCCAGCCAAACCAAAACCTGCAACTACACTACCAACCACAACCCCAGCCAAGCCAAAACCCTCAAGTACACTACCAGCCACAGCCAAGCCAAAACCTGCAACTACACTACCAACCCCAGCCAAACCACTATCTGCAACCACAATACCAACCACAACTATAGCCAAACCAAAACCCACAACACCAGCACCCATCACAGCCAAGCCAAAATCTATAACACTAGCCCCCCCTACAAGCATTACAGCCAGGCCAAAACCCACCATGCCAGCATCCACCAAAACTATGGCCAGTTCAGAACCCATCATACCAGCAACCATCGCTATGGCCAAGCCAACACCCACCACAACCACTTCTGCGGCCAAACCAAAACCCGTTGCTACATCAGCAAAGCCAAAACTCACCACCACAACACCAGTACCTACCATAACAGCAAAGCCAAAACCTACCACAATGATGACAACCCCGCAACAGAAACCCACCACAGCTACAAAGCCAGCACTCACCAAAACAGAAAGACCCAGTCCTACTGAGGCAGTTGGGCTAACACTGACCTTTGAGCCCACATTAGACTTGGATTATAAAATATCTCCAGACACAGAGGCAGACACTGGAGAGCCTGTTACCCCCTTAACAACTGAGGATCCAGCCTTATTAGAAGTGGGCACAGCCTTCAGCCCAAAATCAATCCCAGAAACAAATAAAGGTGTGAAAGAGGGTGGGAGAGAGAAACCAGTCTTCTCCTTTTCCAGTCCATCTCCATTCCTCAGCCAAGTTATTCCAGAGATCAAGTTAGGTTTCAATAAAGCTGAGCTCATAACTCCCTCAAAGTCAGTGGTCTTCAGCCCTGAAGAGCCCACCTTCTTGCGTTTAACGTCATCTTCCAAAGAAACAAAGGGGCAGAGCCCTGCTTTCCAGACCTCCCTCGCAG GTGCCCTGGACACTGAAGAACTGGAGACAAACTCAGACCAGACAAGCATGgagcagcccacagctggagcccccagcacctcctttgggctttctctcttcctcctgcccagTGTCATCTTGGTGGGCCTTCTGCTTTGA
- the PI16 gene encoding peptidase inhibitor 16 isoform X3: MLSSGLSPIFLLLTALELSWSLSDEEKKIIVDGHNKYRSQVSPPAMDMLKMSWDMELEAFAQAYAEKCIWDHNKERGRRGENLFAMTPTLDLEFAVEDWNGEEKYYNLTTSTCAPGQMCGHYTQVVWASTHRIGCGVKFCAKINGIEAEDMYLLVCNYYPPGNMKGRKPYKEGASCSQCPEGTLCVNSLCEPTVEETTTSSVTTKASPSTTAKPKPTTTLPTTTTARPKPTTTLPTTTTAKPKPTTTLPTTTTARPKPTTTLPTTTTAKPKPTTTLPTTTTAKPKPTTTLPTTATAKPKPTTTLPTTTTARPKPTTTLPTTTTARPKPPTPAPTTTTARPKPTTTLSTPTTARPKPPTPAPTTTMARPKLTTTLSTPTTARPKPPTPAPTTTTARPKLTTTPSTTTILVTSAKPKPTTTLPTTTILVTSAKPKPTTTLPTTTPAKPKPSATLPTTTSTKPIPSTTLPTPAKPKPATTLPTTTPAKPKPSSTLPATAKPKPATTLPTPAKPLSATTIPTTTIAKPKPTTPAPITAKPKSITLAPPTSITARPKPTMPASTKTMASSEPIIPATIAMAKPTPTTTTSAAKPKPVATSAKPKLTTTTPVPTITAKPKPTTMMTTPQQKPTTATKPALTKTERPSPTEAVGLTLTFEPTLDLDYKISPDTEADTGEPVTPLTTEDPALLEVGTAFSPKSIPETNKGVKEGGREKPVFSFSSPSPFLSQVIPEIKLGFNKAELITPSKSVVFSPEEPTFLRLTSSSKETKGQSPAFQTSLAAGALDTEELETNSDQTSMEQPTAGAPSTSFGLSLFLLPSVILVGLLL, encoded by the exons ATGCTGAGCTCAGGTCTTTCTCCCATTTTCCTGTTGCTCACAGCGCTGGAGCTAAGCTGGTCCCTAAGTGatgaagaaaagaagataatTGTGGATGGGCATAATAAATACCGCTCCCAGGTCTCTCCTCCTGCTATGGATATGCTGAAGATG AGCTGGGACATGGAGCTGGAGGCCTTCGCTCAAGCCTATGCAGAAAAGTGCATCTGGGACCACAACAAGGAGAGGGGCCGACGAGGAGAAAACCTCTTTGCTATGACCCCAACCCTGGACCTGGAATTTGCTGTGGAAGACTGGAATGGGGAGGAGAAGTACTACAACTTGACAACTAGCACATGTGCCCCTGGGCAGATGTGTGGCCACTACACCCAG GTGGTCTGGGCAAGCACACATCGTATTGGCTGTGGGGTGAAGTTTTGTGCAAAGATCAATGGTATTGAAGCAGAAGACATGTACCTGCTTGTTTGCAACTATTATCCCCC GGGTAATATGAAAGGCCGAAAGCCGTACAAGGAAGGAGCCTCATGTTCCCAGTGCCCGGAGGGTACCTTGTGTGTCAACTCCTTGTGTG AACCCACTGTAGAAGAGACCACTACATCCTCTGTGACAACAAAGGCAAGCCCATCCACCACGGCCAAGCCAAAACCCACAACCACACTACCAACCACAACCACGGCCAGGCCAAAACCCACAACCACACTGCCAACCACAACCACGGCCAAGCCAAAACCCACAACCACACTGCCAACCACAACCACGGCCAGGCCAAAACCCACAACCACACTGCCAACCACAACCACGGCCAAGCCAAAACCCACAACCACACTGCCAACCACAACCACGGCCAAGCCAAAACCCACAACCACACTGCCAACCACAGCCACGGCCAAGCCAAAACCCACAACCACACTGCCAACCACAACCACGGCCAGGCCAAAACCCACAACCACACTGCCGACCACAACCACGGCCAGGCCAAAGCCCCCAACACCAGCACCTACCACAACCACGGCCAGGCCAAAACCCACAACCACACTATCGACCCCAACCACAGCCAGGCCAAAGCCCCCAACACCAGCACCTACCACAACCATGGCCAGGCCAAAACTCACAACCACACTATCGACCCCAACCACAGCCAGGCCAAAGCCCCCAACACCAGCACCTACCACAACCACGGCCAGGCCAAAACTCACAACCACACCATCAACCACAACCATACTAGTAACCTCAGCCAAACCAAAACCCACAACCACACTACCAACCACAACCATACTAGTAACCTCAGCCAAACCAAAACCCACAACCACACTACCAACCACAACCCCAGCCAAGCCAAAACCCTCAGCCACACTACCAACCACAACTTCAACCAAGCCAATACCCTCAACTACGCTACCAACCCCAGCCAAACCAAAACCTGCAACTACACTACCAACCACAACCCCAGCCAAGCCAAAACCCTCAAGTACACTACCAGCCACAGCCAAGCCAAAACCTGCAACTACACTACCAACCCCAGCCAAACCACTATCTGCAACCACAATACCAACCACAACTATAGCCAAACCAAAACCCACAACACCAGCACCCATCACAGCCAAGCCAAAATCTATAACACTAGCCCCCCCTACAAGCATTACAGCCAGGCCAAAACCCACCATGCCAGCATCCACCAAAACTATGGCCAGTTCAGAACCCATCATACCAGCAACCATCGCTATGGCCAAGCCAACACCCACCACAACCACTTCTGCGGCCAAACCAAAACCCGTTGCTACATCAGCAAAGCCAAAACTCACCACCACAACACCAGTACCTACCATAACAGCAAAGCCAAAACCTACCACAATGATGACAACCCCGCAACAGAAACCCACCACAGCTACAAAGCCAGCACTCACCAAAACAGAAAGACCCAGTCCTACTGAGGCAGTTGGGCTAACACTGACCTTTGAGCCCACATTAGACTTGGATTATAAAATATCTCCAGACACAGAGGCAGACACTGGAGAGCCTGTTACCCCCTTAACAACTGAGGATCCAGCCTTATTAGAAGTGGGCACAGCCTTCAGCCCAAAATCAATCCCAGAAACAAATAAAGGTGTGAAAGAGGGTGGGAGAGAGAAACCAGTCTTCTCCTTTTCCAGTCCATCTCCATTCCTCAGCCAAGTTATTCCAGAGATCAAGTTAGGTTTCAATAAAGCTGAGCTCATAACTCCCTCAAAGTCAGTGGTCTTCAGCCCTGAAGAGCCCACCTTCTTGCGTTTAACGTCATCTTCCAAAGAAACAAAGGGGCAGAGCCCTGCTTTCCAGACCTCCCTCGCAG CAGGTGCCCTGGACACTGAAGAACTGGAGACAAACTCAGACCAGACAAGCATGgagcagcccacagctggagcccccagcacctcctttgggctttctctcttcctcctgcccagTGTCATCTTGGTGGGCCTTCTGCTTTGA
- the PI16 gene encoding peptidase inhibitor 16 isoform X4 — translation MLSSGLSPIFLLLTALELSWSLSDEEKKIIVDGHNKYRSQVSPPAMDMLKMSWDMELEAFAQAYAEKCIWDHNKERGRRGENLFAMTPTLDLEFAVEDWNGEEKYYNLTTSTCAPGQMCGHYTQVVWASTHRIGCGVKFCAKINGIEAEDMYLLVCNYYPPGNMKGRKPYKEGASCSQCPEGTLCVNSLCAGALDTEELETNSDQTSMEQPTAGAPSTSFGLSLFLLPSVILVGLLL, via the exons ATGCTGAGCTCAGGTCTTTCTCCCATTTTCCTGTTGCTCACAGCGCTGGAGCTAAGCTGGTCCCTAAGTGatgaagaaaagaagataatTGTGGATGGGCATAATAAATACCGCTCCCAGGTCTCTCCTCCTGCTATGGATATGCTGAAGATG AGCTGGGACATGGAGCTGGAGGCCTTCGCTCAAGCCTATGCAGAAAAGTGCATCTGGGACCACAACAAGGAGAGGGGCCGACGAGGAGAAAACCTCTTTGCTATGACCCCAACCCTGGACCTGGAATTTGCTGTGGAAGACTGGAATGGGGAGGAGAAGTACTACAACTTGACAACTAGCACATGTGCCCCTGGGCAGATGTGTGGCCACTACACCCAG GTGGTCTGGGCAAGCACACATCGTATTGGCTGTGGGGTGAAGTTTTGTGCAAAGATCAATGGTATTGAAGCAGAAGACATGTACCTGCTTGTTTGCAACTATTATCCCCC GGGTAATATGAAAGGCCGAAAGCCGTACAAGGAAGGAGCCTCATGTTCCCAGTGCCCGGAGGGTACCTTGTGTGTCAACTCCTTGTGTG CAGGTGCCCTGGACACTGAAGAACTGGAGACAAACTCAGACCAGACAAGCATGgagcagcccacagctggagcccccagcacctcctttgggctttctctcttcctcctgcccagTGTCATCTTGGTGGGCCTTCTGCTTTGA